From Myxococcota bacterium, one genomic window encodes:
- a CDS encoding 3D domain-containing protein has protein sequence MIFFLLASLLWTPDLERVIQIQLEYTKDPAHRAVLQTLQDNKSLDGLIESPLGKLRITGYYTPLVLTSDKAKRHAKMQGSAFFKTPQGTVQLMAYRGKKSGKELYSLLGDLPRGASGMPLVAGYSAAVDPKKIPYGSVFLARIKGEERLLFAQDTGAKVQRNNEIDIYMGVGEQARKKALQLHKPYEIALLSPETPQ, from the coding sequence ATGATATTTTTTTTACTGGCTAGTTTGCTTTGGACCCCTGATTTAGAGCGGGTCATCCAAATCCAACTCGAATACACCAAAGACCCTGCCCATCGAGCGGTTCTGCAAACATTGCAGGATAACAAAAGCCTGGATGGCTTGATTGAAAGCCCCCTCGGTAAACTGCGCATCACCGGCTATTACACGCCCCTGGTTTTAACCAGCGATAAAGCCAAGCGTCATGCCAAGATGCAAGGCTCCGCGTTCTTCAAAACCCCTCAAGGCACGGTACAGCTCATGGCCTATCGAGGCAAGAAATCGGGCAAAGAGCTATATTCTCTTTTAGGCGATCTCCCCAGAGGTGCCTCCGGCATGCCGTTGGTGGCAGGATATTCTGCGGCGGTTGACCCCAAAAAAATCCCCTACGGCAGCGTTTTTCTAGCGCGTATAAAAGGCGAAGAGCGCCTGTTGTTCGCGCAGGATACCGGTGCCAAAGTACAGCGTAATAACGAAATTGATATTTATATGGGTGTGGGCGAGCAAGCGCGGAAGAAAGCGCTGCAGTTGCATAAGCCGTATGAAATCGCGCTGCTGTCTCCGGAAACGCCGCAGTGA
- a CDS encoding response regulator, translating into MQSGVLDPQYPIDLLFSQLPVFLWTTDSVLHFKSAVTPHDTKVQNLLEYLNGQDNKVKAAHEKALAGQSQRFPLDAAGHHYDIHLEPIKNASGQTTGVAGVALDITEQKILENQFQSSQKMESLGRLSGGIAHDFNNILTVILNYADILQEEFKDDAKVKPKLDAIANAAKKVATLTNQLLAFSRQPNDLNQALDVNVLLGSMAHMLGRIIGEDIELVLDLKDKLGNISAEPGQILRIVMALATFARQSMPEGGKLTIKTELKENPELGAGQFVVISVADTGRGLDSEAQQHLFEPFAPNHPTNEDIGIGLAAVAGMMKQNQGQIELRSAPGSGTQFSLFFPALTAPAIAAAPVATSNTPATSAPAASSETILVVEDEDIVRQVACDIIRSSGYTVLEATNAMNALEICEKITSPINLVLTDLVMPKMNGPELIKRLAEKFPGLNVVYMSGYNSETALGKGLLKEKASFIQKPFMPKELLKVLRDTLDSQDAVIQTS; encoded by the coding sequence ATTTGCTATTTTCTCAATTACCGGTTTTTTTGTGGACGACCGACAGCGTGCTGCATTTTAAAAGCGCGGTGACCCCACATGATACCAAAGTCCAAAATTTACTTGAATACTTAAATGGCCAAGATAACAAGGTTAAAGCAGCGCACGAAAAAGCTTTGGCGGGTCAGTCGCAGCGCTTTCCGTTAGACGCAGCTGGTCATCATTATGATATCCACCTAGAGCCCATCAAAAATGCCAGTGGCCAAACCACGGGCGTGGCCGGTGTTGCACTCGACATAACGGAACAAAAAATCCTAGAAAACCAGTTTCAAAGCTCTCAAAAAATGGAATCGCTAGGCAGGCTGTCGGGCGGTATTGCCCACGACTTCAATAACATCTTAACCGTCATCTTAAACTATGCAGATATCTTGCAAGAAGAGTTCAAAGACGACGCCAAAGTTAAGCCCAAGCTGGATGCCATCGCCAACGCCGCCAAGAAAGTGGCCACCTTGACCAACCAGCTCCTAGCTTTCTCGCGCCAACCAAACGATCTAAATCAAGCACTGGATGTGAACGTCCTCCTGGGCAGCATGGCTCATATGTTAGGGCGCATCATCGGAGAAGACATCGAGCTGGTTTTGGACCTCAAAGATAAGCTGGGCAACATCTCCGCCGAGCCAGGTCAAATCCTGCGCATTGTCATGGCACTCGCCACCTTTGCCAGGCAAAGCATGCCAGAAGGCGGCAAGCTAACCATTAAAACTGAGCTTAAAGAAAACCCTGAATTAGGTGCGGGTCAGTTCGTCGTAATTTCTGTGGCTGACACAGGACGAGGTCTTGACTCTGAAGCGCAACAACACTTATTTGAGCCTTTCGCGCCGAATCATCCGACCAACGAAGACATCGGTATCGGCCTGGCCGCAGTCGCGGGGATGATGAAACAAAATCAAGGCCAAATCGAGCTGCGCAGCGCACCCGGTAGCGGCACGCAGTTCTCTCTCTTTTTTCCTGCGCTTACCGCGCCCGCAATTGCCGCAGCACCAGTCGCTACCAGCAACACACCGGCCACGTCTGCGCCAGCTGCGAGCTCTGAAACAATATTGGTGGTCGAAGATGAAGACATCGTTCGCCAAGTCGCCTGCGATATCATTAGAAGCAGCGGTTATACCGTTTTAGAAGCCACCAACGCGATGAACGCGCTTGAGATTTGTGAAAAAATCACCTCGCCTATTAACTTGGTTCTAACCGACTTGGTTATGCCAAAAATGAATGGCCCCGAGCTGATTAAGCGCCTGGCTGAGAAATTCCCCGGCCTGAACGTTGTCTACATGTCCGGATATAATAGCGAAACCGCCTTGGGCAAAGGTCTGCTAAAAGAGAAAGCTTCGTTTATTCAAAAGCCATTCATGCCCAAAGAGCTATTGAAAGTTCTCAGGGACACATTAGATAGCCAAGATGCAGTTATTCAAACGTCTTGA